From Aegilops tauschii subsp. strangulata cultivar AL8/78 chromosome 5, Aet v6.0, whole genome shotgun sequence:
CAAGATCTCATGGCCGCCAGCGCAGGCCACATGCCCACGAACCGACGTGTTGATAACCAGCCTTTGCTACCACCAGCAATCTCGATACCATGCTCCACGCACCATCCTAGTCGTGGACTCAGCTCCGAGGAGGAGAACCTCGCTTTTTCTCTGATGATGCTGCCCAACGGCATCCGGGATGAGTATCATGTATTCCTTGACTATGATACAATGCGACCACCGCCGCTGCCTTTGCCACCACACATGGTAGATATTCCAGTGAGCGTAGCCCACGATTTAGCCCAGGGTGTACTGGCGGCCGAGGTGACCAGCCAAACATCGGCTTCGGTGGTCGTGGTCGCTCCAAGGCAAGGTCCCACACAAGCGCCGCCACCGTCGTCGGTAGTCGCCGTCGGGGCAAATCTGGTGctagagcaggtggtcccgctgACCCAAGCGCCACACCTGGTGATTGTGACTCAAGCGGCCCCTGCTCTCGCATTGGCATCCACCCAAGCACGGCAAGTTGTCGCAACGAACAAAGTGCCAgtaaaatttcgtgttttgaccctttgcACGTATAAAATCGGGATCTGACCCTAgtttggaatttttttgaaatctGACCCTTTTGCTACCGCCAAAAGTCCCGGCGGTAGGGTCAGGCAACCTACCGCCAGGGGTTCTGGCGGTGGCATGGACGGCCCACTGCCGTTACCTAACGGCCAGCTCAACACCCTACCGCCGCAGGATTCGGCGGTAGGTTGCCCGACCCTACCGCCGGGCCCTTTGGCGGTAGGGTATTGTAGTTTTGGGTTTTTACAAGTTTTTGTGATTGTTTTTTAAGTTTTATCGCAGGTTTCACACAGTTTCACAAATAACAAAATATGAGCTCAAATATTAGCAACTATCAAATAGTTTGACAAACACGCACATAATTTCACAAGTAGGAAATAGCAAATAGCAAACTTGTCCACATAGTTTGACAACCCCCACTAACGCAAGTAGTTTCGCAAATAGCTTTCGCAAAGCCAACAAGCGGTGCAACAAGTTCTTAAGACAAGTTTATAGAGCGGGCAGACATCTTCAGAGGTCCTTGTATGTTAGGCCTAGCCGTGGAGACAGATACGGCAGCGGATCCACCGGTTCAGGCGAAGGCGGAACGCTGGTTTGCATCCGACTGTTCAAGCACTCCCACCTTGTCTTGCCCGCTGAAGTTTTCGCCTCCGCCCATCCCCAGCTGATGATATCGAACGCCGATGCACTCGGGGGCGACATCTTGGCTCTCTCCTCCGCATTGCTCTCGAAGTAGATCCTCCGGCCCAAATTGCGCAGCTCCCAGTTGGAGTGCTGCTTGGCAGCTTCAATGGTCCCTTCCCGGTGGACACGGGAGATAGTTGGATCTCCCTCCATCTCTGCAATCACTCTCTTCCACTCCTTCACACTCTACGACCAACACTTCACATCGTCGAGGATCTGCTCTGCCCTCTTGTGCCACCGCATTGCCCTCGTCGCCTCTAGGACCTCATCTGAAACAGCTCCCACCAGCTGAAGAAGCTCGGGGAGGGCCTCGTACAGGTACGGCAGTGGCAAGGCAGACGGGTCGTGTTGGAGATGAATGGCTGATGGTTGCGCCACAGTTGCAGACCTAAACATATGGATGCATCAGACATTAGGGTTCATCGTCTCCAAAAAAATCTAAACCTAGGGTTCATCATATGGTCAAAAATTCTAAACCTAACTTGTATTCAATTAGGGTTCATCACCTTCAAAAAAACCTAGCTTGTATTAGGGTTCATCATGTGTTCAAAAAATATCAACTAGGGTTTCATCATATTTCATAAGGATAGATCATCAAAAAACATCAACTAGGGTTCACCATGAACATGAACATGAACCATTCTTAGGCTATAAAAGAGGAGTGATTTGACTCAAAGTAATTGGGGGATCAGAGGAGCTTACTTTCCTCTTTTCGGGGCCATCTTGATCCGCAAAATCCGTGAAGAAACAAAGAAGATCGGAGGGGGAAGCGGAGGAGATGAGAAaggggcgagaggaagaagaaggcggctgGGTGGGGGGATAAGGGGTGTGGTGGGTTTGGGCGGGGCCGTTGGGTTTGTAAATGCCCAAACCCTACCGCCAGTGGCCACGGCGGTAGGGTTAGATAACCTACCGCCACAGGGTTTGGCGCTAGGGTCGGAGCCTCTGGCACCCCTTCTGTGACCAAAACTGGTAGCACCTCAGCGGGAGGGTTGCACCCGCTACCACCACGCTCTTCGGCAGTAGGGGCCTACCGCCAAGACGCCTGGCGGTAGGgtgtgcaaccctcccactgAGTTGTTGCCAGTTTTGGTCACAGGAGGTAGGcgtgctgggggggggggggctaccGCCGTAGGGTGTGGCGGTAGGCTGTACAGACCTACCGCCGTAGGTTCTGGCGGTAGGGTGGCCCATAGTGCATTTTTTGCACCTCCTAACTTCTCTTGTCTTTATTTTTTGGCACACAACAATTAAATActtgtaaacatgaagcatatgtaTGACATATCAAGCACACATCCACAAATCCACAAATAAGATAGGTTGGATACATAGCAAACAGACATCCACAAAGGTTTTCACCAAGTTTTACATAGCAAATTCACGAAACAATTTCACGGGCAAATCCATATGGTTCACGAAGCAAACATGAAAGTTTTTAGTTCAACGACACGGCAGCAACTTCAATCCCTCCTTACCCTCTTCGCGGTCCGGTCCTCGTTGTTCTTTGATTGCTTCTCGGCCGCCTTCTTGCGATGAGTAGGACGCGCTTTCTAAAATGGGGATGGACTCTTGCAATCCTTCTTCGACACATTCCTCTTCTCACGTTGGGTTGTCTGAGTTGCTGGAGGTCCGTCTTGATCATCgtactcctcctcctcatcgtccttttcttcatcgtcctcttcctcttcttcaccatGTTCTTCTTCTGCTCCCTCTTCCTCGccctcttcttcatcttcctcttcatcatcatcgtcctcgccctcctcctcgtcatcttgAACCGCCATAGACGATGAAGCGGCCTGGCTCGATGAAGCGAGGCTACGCATCGGTGCTGCAGGAGCAATCACATCAGCGGAGGAGGTGGCACACCCCAGGCCCACAAGCTTCCGACATTTTTTGACGAACTTCTGCAATGAGAACGAAATAATAAGCACAATATGGATCAACTTTATGATGAACATAAGCAAATGAACTCCATGTTACCTTCACCGTTCCCCTCAACTTGTTCTCACTAGCTCGAGTCCTGGGGATAGAACTAAGCACATCAGAGGCATCGAAAATGCTTTTGTTCAGCTCCGAAGACTGCAATGTAATAAAATGAGTCAGTAGCACTAAAGTTGATTTCATCCAAACGTCGGTTGAAAACAGATAAAAACAAATTACCACTCTGTTCATGATGGGTCCGTACTCCCTAAATCCGCCCTGTAGCTCTCTGATGTTGTCATTGTAGGCTTCATTCTCGGAGTCGTTGTCGTACAAACTTTCGGCGTTTGCTGTCGTCCATTGTGGCCTTAGGCGCAGACGATGCTTGATGCCATCGTCGAACCACAGCAGGTGATCCGAGTACTCCTCCTAGTCAATCACTCTTCTCTCCACATCTTTGCGAGTTTTCCACTGGTTCCATTCAGTCACGTATTTGGCATGTTGCGCTCCCCAATCGGTGATAGACTGATTCTTCTTCCTGCTCAGCCTGCAAAGCACAAGAAAGATTGTAAAACACCATTAGGAAGAATGTAAAACATCAAAACGAAAGTTGGTAACGACGAGAATGGGCGGTGGTACTCACAAGTGCAGGTCGTAGCCACCGGTATCTTTGACGATGCCGGCTGGTGGTGTACGTTGCGCCTTACCAAATTGCGCGGCAACGCGCCGTGGCAAGTGGTACtcaaaggcatagacacatatcATGGGCACGATGCACCGCCAGAGAAGCCGATCCTGCTTGCACATCACGTTCAGCTCGAACCCCCACTCTCGGTCGTCAGTATACGGCCGCCAGTTAACCTAGTACCAAAAGTGGTAAGCTCAAGTGAAAGTGTTGTCGACCACATTCGAAATCTATGTCTTATACCTGGAGAGGCGTCAGAGCATCAAGCTCGTTGATGAAGATCTTGTACAAGGCCTTGGATTCACCCGAGATTGTACCCACCACGTCCCAAGCGTATGTGGCGGTCGGGTATCGAGCATCATCGCCATCTTCACCATAGTCAGTCCATGCACGCGCTCTAAGCTTCTCCGGACGCCCCACCGGGATTCGCTCCCACATCCAAATGGAGAGGCCCCATACACATCCACACATACCGGACGTAGCTTCCGTGCTCCGGGTTGCATCGTCAAGCTACAAAATAAATGTAGATGATAAGATGCCAAAATCAAAGCAGCGCACGTCCATGATATTTGAAACAATGATGTGATATTCACTTACCGAACAGTATAGGTAGGCGAGGTCGGCGGCCCCCCAGCTGTACCCCGCATCCCAGTCCACCAGGAAGTCGAGATACATCCAGAGGGCAGTGTCCCCAGAGTAGTCTGGAAACACTACCTCCGTGAGAAGATACCACAGGTAAGCCCTGGCGTACCGCTCCACCACCCGGGGTTCGGCCCCTTCCGGGCACTTGCTCCGGTACTTCAGGAGCCAGGGCAGCGGGACGCCGGAAGTCCGGTTCTTCTTATCTGGGGGCAGTCGCCGATGAGGGCGATAACCCTGTCATGCCAGTTCTTCCTCTCCACTCGTCCTGTCAGAGCATGACCCTCGAGCGGTAGGCCCATAATCATCCCCCAATCCTCGAGTGTAACTGTCATGTCCCCACATGGAAGATGGAAGCTATGCGTCTCTGGCCGCCACCGATTGATCAAAGCCATGAGAGCTGCGTGGACGAGCGTCGGCGGCTTGCGCTTGAACTGCAGGACGAAACCCAGCAGTCGGGCTCTCCTGTAGAATGGCGCGTACTGCTCTTCGTACTCCATCTTCACGGTCGCCCCGTGACCCCTCATCCGCAGTGGCGGGAGCATATGTCGAAATGAAGACCCAAACaattagtaattttttttcatCGATTAGAAATATTTGTTTTAAGAAAGTTACTTACCACTCTGTTCTCAATCAAACGGGCATGATGGCCCTTGTCGAACGTAGGATCAAGCATAGTATACTTGATGCCAATGTCATCCGCAAGAGGTGGCCTCCTAAAAAAATTGCATAAACATAAGCATAAGCATATCAAAAGAATTTTTAACATGAACTAGGGGACATATAGATGCATAACAAAGGCTCATCAAGGTTCAAATGCATCATATCATATCATATTTCTCCAACAACATCCAACATGCATCATCTCATATTttcttaaaaaaacaaaaaacatgaactagggttcatcttgaGGGGTTCACCATTTTTACCCCGACAAAATCCAGTATTTGCATCATATAACATCCACTACATGCAACAAATatctccaatattcatcatataataaAAAAAAATTATAACAAAAAAATATGAACTAGGTTCATCTTGAGGATCCAACACTTTTTCTCCAACTACATCCACTACTTGCATAATAGCATATGAACATGCACCATCACATCACAACAAATGCCtccaacatgcatcatatcaaaaaaaAACATTCAAATCAaatatgaactagggttcatcttcacaCAACCATACCAACTAGTGAATAGAGTTCATATCTAACACAATATAACATCTAGAATAAACCTAAATCAATCCTAGGTTAAAAAAATCAATCTAGTTCAAAAGGGAGTGATTTGAATCGAATAATGCGACGAATCGGAAGCTATTTGACTCAAACCAATTGGAGGGATCAGAGGAGCTTACTTTTCTCTCTTCGgggccatctcgatccgcaaaaaggatgaagaaacaaagaagatcggagggggagatggaggagatgagagaggggcAAGAGAGGCAGTTCCTCTCTGTTCTTGGGGGTTGGGGGCGGGTGGGTGTGTGTGGGGAGAAGGGGGTGGGGCGTGCGGCCGCACCAAATACCTATtcgcaccctaccgccagggtACCTGGCGGTAGGATCAGACAACCTACCGCCACGACCTGCGGCGGTAGGGTGCGACGGAGGGGGGACGGCGGCAGTTTGCGTGCTGACGTGGACAAGTTTCCTACCGCTGAGCCATTTGACGGTAGCCTACGTATCCCTACCGCCGTGCCCTTTGgcggtagcaaaaagggtcagatGTCGAAAAAATTTGAAACAGGGTCAGATCCCCAATTTAGACcacaaaagggtcaaaacacgaaattttgcccAAACTGCCATTCAGCAAGCCCAACAAAGCGTCCACACAACCAATCAAGCCCTGCAAATCGCTCAAGGCTGTGGCCACGATGGTGGAGAACCATGTGATGCAGCAGGAGAGCCAGCAACTGTTACACGAGTGCCCCCTATGTCTCAAGAGGTTCAACAAGTCTCGGGGCCTTAATGTGCACATGAAAACCCATCCAGATGGGAGATTGCACCCATGTGTGTGGTGCATGAGCACTTTCCCCAACTCCTCTGCGCTTCGCTCACACGTCAGGCGTAGCAATACCTACGGCGGAAACAAGCCAAGAAAGCTTGGACCCGTGGCCGCGGCGGCGATTGCATGGCACACCATCAACCTGAACATGCCGAAGATCTAATTAGGCCGACgatggagaaggaggaggaggacacCGACAAAGAACATGTGGTTGGTGTGTTAATGCGACAACAAATGTCCGTTTCTAGTCCTCATATCAGAGTCCGGCAGTTTCAAGTTGATGAGCAGTTCTAGCTTTTAATTTTGGTGGCTAGCTTAATAAGCTTTTAAATTTATTTGACCATGCTTGTTAATTAGTTCAGCATCTTTCAATCTTTATCTCTTTTCTGTCCTTCGTCTTGGATATGTAGTGGCCTTTACATGCTTGAATAAACTTTATGTTGCTTTTACTAATTTGTAGTCTCCTAAAGTGTTCCTTACTCTCCATAAGAGGTTGTATATTAGTTAGTCTAAATTTGGTCTATTCAAATTTCACAGCTTTAGTCTACGTAAGCTAGATCTAGTTTCAGATGTAGTTTACTTGATTTGGAAGTGAGATGAGATGATAATGGTTGGATGTGGATCCAAAAACATTGGAAAACGGCTGCGATATAAAAATATTGTAGACAACTTATGAATAGATGCCATCAGAAGGGACCAAAATGGATGTCGACCGTGTCACACAtgtagggtgggggggggggagcaAGTCCAATAACCCCTCTAAATATTTATATGGTATTAACAGAGAGATGACATTTGAAAAGAATATGAGCGACCATTTCTGCTCTTTCATACATAGCTAACAAATGACACAATTAGGCAATCCCTTCTCTGTAGCCTATCAGCACTCCAGACTCTATTCTGAAATATGAGTCATGCGAAAAATTTGCACTTGGGATGCACTCAATTGCTCTAAATCACCAACCGTGGAGATGATCCCCTCAAGCTAGGCATGGTAGGTCGAGGACCATGATGAGGACCAGTGGCCATACACAATGAGCTCCATGTGGTGTCACCGGCCGTTGCATCATTGAACTACACTATCTGAAGCATCATCCGAAAGGAAAAGAACCGCTGCAGCTGGATCATGGTGATTCCCCTAGTGGTTATGTTTCTTATCCAAGCGTTGCTCAAGAGGACCCTTATGACATTTCTGTTCATTGGTTTGGAGATTGAATGGCCGGAGTAACCTGCTTTGGTAGTTGCATTAGTTTTTTTTTGCGAGAACAGTGGCATTAGTTTATGTGTATAGTAATAGTAGTAGGAGCTCTTTTAACATGGTCCCTCTTACCTCTTAGGAGGCACTAGTTCATACTTAATCTCTGTCGTTGATTATAGTGATTAGCTGGTACAAGTCATTAGGAGATGTAAATTAATCAACCTCAGCTAGCCACCTTTCCCAGTTGCTTAACACACAAATAAGGAAAGAAACTGAAAATATCATCTCCGAATCATGCTCTTCCCTAATTCTCTCATCAAACTGATCTCTCCCTCCCAAAAATCCTTTCACAATCACTAGTTCATTGGAATCTCTCTCTACAGATCTCTTTCCCAAGGCTCCGACCTCAAACTTTTTTGGCGTTGCAAGCGATGAGAAATTCAAATAAAAGAGATGGATGGACGACATCTAGATGTTGTCCAGGATTTTCTTCGCCTTGCAACAAATGGGACGACGTATGCTAATTTCCAGGACTTTCTTTCTCCTCCAACCATTCCCTCTTCCATAAAATTGTCTTACCTAAATTGCAAATCCAGTCATTACATACCTTCCAATTAATGTTATTGAACCATCAAATgttagggggtgtttggttcagggactttttagtcccagagactagaaaaagtccctaaaaagtccctaggaaccaaacgggagggactttttctacagggactagaaaaagactcTACTAAAGAGTCTTTTTTTATTAGTccctgggactagaaaaagtcctagaacttctgaaccaaacacccccttagACAAGTGAGGCGGGTCACCACGTTCAGTCTATACCCTCGGATCAAAAATAATGGAAGGTCCACAATAGTTGGGACCATCTTAAAATTTGAGTTGCACCACGGGTGCATTAACTTGTCCGTTGCGGTCAGTTTAGTGCCTAAACTTGTAAAATACACAAAAACAGTGCTATAACTTGTCACACGGTGCATATACGGTCCCTCCGCCCGCATGCCACCGTATGTGATGTCCACGTGGATAGCTGGTGGctgacccacatgtcagtgggtGTGAGCGATGCCTGCGCTGGGTGAAATGCGTACgagtttttttcttcagaaaatcCCCTAAATTTTAACTAAAGTCACAAGTCAGCCCTTGCTCTGTATATGCTAAtaacagaaaaaagaaaactgTGTCTTTGAATTGGTTTCGACCCTGGATCATCCACGTTACATAACTAGTACGCACGCTAGCCACCAAAACTAATAGTACTTTGTGTACAGCTGTTAGATGGAAAGTCTATCTATCGCTCTACAATTTCTATTATGTTTTTAAGTTACTGTTTGGTTTTTATGATATAAAATATTATAATACTAAAATATAATAATTATCAACATGCAATTATTGTCTATTTAAATTTTAAttctatttttattatttgtaGTTCAAAGATTTAACCATGAACTTTTTCTAAAATTTATGTTGATTTAAACAGTTCAATGTATATTATAAAATATTACAAATTTGTTTTGCATCTTCATTCAGGACCAGAAACACGCAGAATTATTTTGTATCTGTGTTGTATTTTTAGAATACATAATTATTCAAAATCAACAACGTTGTATTCTGAAAATTGTTCAACATGTATTAAAAATCATTGTGTAGAAACAATAAATTCTATAAATGTGTTAACACATGTTAGACGTGTTAGTAGAAATGTaagaataattttacactaattttttaatacatattgaacattttatgaaataGATGCTGTAATTTTTGAATGCATGACAGACATTTTTGAAAAACATGTCTACAATTTCTTAATGCACTAACACCTTTTTAAGTTCATGGCAGGTAATATGTTGAATAGTTCTTTTTTTCAAAGGTGAGAATTTCTTTTAATTTCCCACGAATCaactttttcttttttatttctttttattatttcgCCCGGTTTCTTGACAAATAGAAGAGTATTAGGATATTGCACAGTCAACTATTTTAGGCGTAGTGATTAGCACATGTGTTCGAATCCTGTCGGGTGCTCTTTTTTTGTTATTACTATTTTATCCCATGTGCTGACATGCGAGACCTAGATTTGACAGGTGGAATCAATGTAGTTTGACGTATTTAAATAAAATGTCAAGAGCTTTTGCAAAAATTATATAAAGTACAAGGATTTTCTGTGGAACAACCAGCACACTCCTCTCACTCCCATTGACATGTGGGCTGATGCCACGTTGGCACGCCATGTGGGTAGTGCATCTGCCCGGATACGGATGGAGGCACCATATTTGAACGCTCGGACAAGTTACGACACCGGTTTCGTGTATTTTACAAGTTTAGGCACCAAAGTGACCGCACCGAACAAGTTGAGGCACCCGTGGTGTATTTGACTCTGAAAATTTCTAGTAAGTAACACTGATTGTTCAATGTTGCTACCTGTCTATCTATATAGAGTCAATTACACTGGTGGTGTTAGCACTTGCCACAAATGGTTACTTTGGTGCTGGAAGTTGCGGTGTACGTCGAAGTGGTGCAAAAACTTGGCTCAACTGTGCAAATACAGTGCTAATCGCGTTGGTATACAGAATCTGCGCTGACTAGGCGTGTGGGTCCCGCCGTCAACCACTTGACCTGGGAGAGGGGGCGTGTGCCTGATTTTTTTGAAAACCCCCTCTAAATATATCTTTTTACAAAAAAGTCCATATCGACGTTTCATCTCTAACTAGCGGGTCCTGCTGATAAAAATTAACACAAAAATGGGAATGCCTGGACTCGAACACGCAACCATGGGAAGAAAGCAAACCTATCCAACCAGTACGCTGTTGCTCTTAAAACATATTGAAGGATAACTATAATATATGTATTTTACAAGTATTTTTCTAGCAACATGTATTGAACAAGTACGCATCTGAAGTTTAAGTGGCCTGCAGTTATTGCAGCCCATTTTGCACGAGCTATTTTTTATAGATATATTTATAAAACTTAGTGATAAAAATTGTGTTTAAATGTTTGTGTGCTATAAATTTTATACAAATAAACCATGATTAGTAAAAAAAAGCATTTAAATATACATACATGTACTATATAAATATTTACTTAATACGAAAatttaaaattaaaattaaataaaaatgttcatgtttttatTTTCAAAACATTGGTATATTTATTTTAAAAACTACTATGCATATAAACGAAATAACTTATTTTTAAAACTTGTTCGTGTATTATTTAAAAACACTTTCTTATATTTAAATTAACATTTATTAATTGTTAAAAAATTATATTTAAAAATATTATTTTAATTATACAAAAATTCATTAATTATAATCACTTTTGTAGTTCAATTTTTCATAATTAAAAATATTTATAATTTTAATTTTAAACTGTTGATATAGATATTCAGTCGTGTATAATATTCAAAATATATACTGTTTTTGAATATAAGTCATGAGTTAAAAATATACACATGCGAATACTTATAGCTACTAAGTAAAATTCATCATTTTAAAATTTAAACATAAGCCATGGGTGTATACTTTTTTGTATTCATTAAACATTATATCTAATATATACATTTTAAATGTCCATTTTaagtaaataatttatatatacaCGGGTATGTATTTCATTTTTTGTATTTACATAATATTGATAACACACAAATATTGAAACATAATTTTTATTACTTACGTTTTAAAATATCTTATAAAAATAGGTTGTGCAAAATGGGCTGCAGATGGCTGCAATATCTGCAGCCCATTTAAGCTCCACATGCGTCCTTCCTAAATATTTAGACGTTGTTATAATTATTGCACCAGTCAATGTGTGGGTTGGATTGGTTTGCTGTTTGTTTTGGTAGCCTGCGTTTGCGGGTTTGAAACCTgcctaaaatctttttcaattgtaatattatttatttatttacatGCAGGGCCCACTAGGCATAGAGAAGAAAAATGCCACGTACATATGGTCTTTCTTGTCAATAATATTTTTTGAGGGGGTTTAAAAAAACAATCTTCCTGGTTCACTGGCTGACAGCAGACCCCACGCGCCTTGTCAGCACAGATTATGTATACAAAATGGGATATGCTCTGTATTTGCACGCCCGAGCCAAGTTCTTGCACCACTTCGATGTACACCGCAACTTCTAGCACCAAAGTGACCATTTGCGCCAAGTTCTAGCACCACCAGTGTGTGCACAACACCTGACGAAGTAAAGACTGAGATATTAAGCTTCTATGAGGAGTTGTACGTACCACACTCAGGGATACACTCTGATGGATGAGCTACTGGACTGTGTCCAACCTCGGGTGACTGAGGCTATGAATGATTTGCTAGAGAAAGATTTTGTTGCCCAGGAGGTGAAGGACGCACTCTTTGAGATGGCACCCTCGAAGGCCACGGGGGTCGACGGTTTTACAGCAGGATTCTATCGGCATTGGGATGTCATTGGGGAAGACATTACTGCAGCTGTCTTGGGATTTCTGAATGGGGGAGAGCTTCCTTTGGGTCTGAATGATACATCGATCACACTAATTCCAAAGGTTCGCAATCCCCTAAAAATCTCTCAATACAGACCGATTGCTCTATGCCCTGTCTTATACAAAATTGTAACAAAAGTCGCAGCCAACAGGACACGACTTATCCTTGATGAGGTCATAGGAGAGGAACAAAGCGCTTTTGTACCGGGCCGTCTAATTAGGGATAATGTGTT
This genomic window contains:
- the LOC141022312 gene encoding uncharacterized protein, giving the protein MAASAGHMPTNRRVDNQPLLPPAISIPCSTHHPSRGLSSEEENLAFSLMMLPNGIRDEYHVFLDYDTMRPPPLPLPPHMVDIPVSVAHDLAQGVLAAEVTSQTSASVVVVAPRQGPTQAPPPSSVVAVGANLVLEQVVPLTQAPHLVIVTQAAPALALASTQARQVVATNKVPYSKPNKASTQPIKPCKSLKAVATMVENHVMQQESQQLLHECPLCLKRFNKSRGLNVHMKTHPDGRLHPCVWCMSTFPNSSALRSHVRRSNTYGGNKPRKLGPVAAAAIAWHTINLNMPKI